A part of Geothrix oryzae genomic DNA contains:
- a CDS encoding RrF2 family transcriptional regulator → MKGSAKGRYGLLFMVDLALQAGRGPALVAAIAERQALPPKFLRVLLGNLKAAGLVKVQRGPSGGCELARHPSHITALEVLEALEGRWTAASLPTDATPGARAVRELWTRSTEAARAVLRATTLADLAARQQALEVDSHGYSI, encoded by the coding sequence ATGAAGGGTTCGGCCAAAGGACGCTACGGGCTGCTGTTCATGGTGGATCTGGCGCTGCAGGCCGGACGGGGTCCAGCACTCGTGGCGGCCATCGCCGAGCGCCAGGCCCTGCCCCCCAAGTTCCTCCGGGTGCTCCTCGGCAACCTCAAGGCGGCGGGGCTCGTGAAGGTCCAGCGGGGCCCTAGCGGGGGCTGTGAACTGGCCCGGCACCCCAGCCACATCACGGCCCTCGAGGTGCTGGAGGCCCTGGAAGGACGCTGGACCGCCGCCAGCCTGCCCACCGATGCCACCCCCGGGGCCCGGGCCGTCCGCGAACTCTGGACGCGCAGCACCGAGGCCGCCCGCGCCGTCCTCCGCGCCACCACCCTCGCCGACCTGGCCGCCCGGCAGCAGGCCCTGGAAGTGGACAGCCACGGCTACTCGATCTGA
- a CDS encoding MlaE family ABC transporter permease: MAFLARLGAPVRGFLEFLGDQAHLVLRTLRDALFLRFGQLAVVGAQTKLQIRFTGLDAGALVAGTALLLGAVTLIQAFSQLSGLGAENYIGALMVLIILRELGPLLTAVLVIGRSSTAIAAELGTMQLNGEVDALAAHGVNPYQYLLLPRWLGVLVSVFALVVFFDAAALSGGFLVARLKYGVTFGFFMDSVRQTLSNRDFAATLLKIVFFSGAITFHACHFGLRIRRSQTEIPQAVTKTVVSALVAVFLIDGLVAALFYF, encoded by the coding sequence ATGGCTTTCCTTGCGCGGCTCGGCGCGCCCGTGCGCGGTTTCCTGGAGTTCCTGGGCGATCAGGCTCACCTGGTGCTGCGGACGCTGCGGGACGCCCTGTTCCTGCGGTTCGGCCAGCTGGCGGTGGTGGGGGCGCAGACGAAGCTTCAGATCCGGTTCACGGGGCTCGACGCGGGGGCGCTCGTGGCCGGGACGGCCCTGCTGCTGGGCGCCGTGACCTTGATCCAGGCCTTCAGCCAGCTGTCCGGGCTGGGGGCGGAAAACTACATCGGCGCGCTGATGGTACTGATCATCCTCCGGGAGCTGGGTCCGCTGCTGACGGCGGTCCTGGTCATCGGCCGCAGCTCCACGGCCATCGCCGCCGAGCTGGGCACCATGCAGCTGAACGGGGAGGTGGATGCCCTGGCCGCCCACGGCGTGAATCCCTACCAGTACCTCCTGCTGCCCCGCTGGCTGGGCGTGCTCGTCTCGGTCTTCGCCCTGGTGGTGTTCTTCGACGCGGCGGCCCTTTCCGGTGGCTTTCTCGTGGCCAGGCTGAAGTACGGCGTCACCTTCGGGTTCTTCATGGATTCGGTTCGACAGACGCTGTCCAACCGCGACTTCGCCGCGACTCTGCTGAAGATCGTGTTCTTCTCGGGGGCCATCACCTTCCATGCCTGCCACTTCGGGCTGCGGATCCGGCGCAGCCAGACCGAGATCCCCCAGGCCGTCACCAAGACCGTGGTGTCGGCCCTGGTGGCGGTGTTCCTGATCGACGGCCTCGTGGCCGCGCTCTTCTACTTCTGA
- a CDS encoding MlaD family protein, with amino-acid sequence MNFEKQDARLGLFVLLALALFVGLLAYKNAGAVTEKTHRLVVRLDEMEGLVPGTDVQLKGYRVGAVDRVDMVQEGVDYHFLATISVREDIRLWRGTRAVVAPKGVGSVMLDLQLPEVVERTVALTAGDQIPGVAGVSLGGVLERADRLLANLNGSLDAMRDRVQKKGLGDLLEHPSVAQALRSLDATLREFQALAREGRGLTAHADRSMAGADRALADLEKSLAVTRSLLEARGPELDRILVNLASVLQQSDGLLARFRTEDQPEVEASLKSLRRSLASVEELLQLLKQKPSRAVWGTPSEAERERARKALEAARAIPIPK; translated from the coding sequence ATGAACTTCGAAAAGCAGGACGCCCGCCTCGGGCTCTTCGTCCTCCTGGCCCTGGCCCTCTTCGTGGGGCTGCTGGCCTACAAGAATGCCGGGGCCGTGACGGAGAAGACGCACCGGCTGGTGGTGCGCCTCGATGAGATGGAAGGGCTCGTGCCCGGCACCGATGTCCAGTTGAAGGGCTACCGCGTGGGGGCCGTCGATCGGGTGGACATGGTGCAGGAGGGCGTGGATTATCACTTCCTCGCCACCATCTCCGTGCGCGAGGACATCCGCCTCTGGCGCGGCACCCGGGCCGTGGTGGCGCCCAAGGGCGTGGGCAGCGTGATGCTCGACCTGCAGCTGCCTGAGGTGGTGGAGCGGACCGTGGCGTTGACTGCGGGTGACCAGATCCCGGGCGTGGCCGGAGTCTCCCTCGGCGGCGTGCTCGAGCGCGCCGACCGTCTGCTGGCCAACCTGAATGGGTCCCTGGATGCCATGAGGGACCGCGTCCAGAAGAAGGGGCTGGGGGACCTGCTGGAGCACCCCTCCGTGGCCCAGGCCCTGCGATCCCTGGATGCCACCCTGCGCGAATTCCAGGCTCTGGCCCGTGAGGGCCGCGGCCTGACGGCCCATGCGGACCGCAGCATGGCCGGCGCCGACCGGGCCCTCGCGGACCTGGAGAAGAGCCTGGCCGTGACGCGGTCCCTGCTGGAGGCGCGGGGCCCCGAGCTGGACCGGATCCTGGTGAATCTGGCCTCGGTGCTGCAGCAGTCCGATGGCCTGCTGGCGCGCTTCCGCACCGAAGACCAGCCCGAGGTCGAGGCCAGCCTCAAGAGCCTGAGGCGGTCGCTGGCCTCCGTGGAGGAGCTTCTCCAGCTGCTCAAGCAGAAGCCCAGCCGCGCCGTCTGGGGCACGCCGTCGGAGGCGGAACGGGAGCGGGCGAGGAAGGCCCTGGAAGCCGCCCGGGCCATCCCCATCCCGAAGTGA
- the cysK gene encoding cysteine synthase A, with protein sequence MSRPTDRPNRVEHAYDLVGYTPVVRLNRLVPKGSAKVYVKLESANPGGSVKDRIALSMIQDAEARGALKPGMTLLEATSGNTGIGLAFVAAAKGYKITLVMPDTMTQERRALLKAYGAELVLTPGSGGMKAAVDKAQELADGDPSYFLVRQFENPANPAVHRRTTALEILEQVPELDAFVAGVGTGGTVTGVGEVLAEKKPGTLVVAVEPETSPLLSTGKAGPHKLQGLGPNFVPGILNRQAFQRVRPVGYDDAIAIARRLAREEGLLTGISTGAIVFAALEVAKELGEGKTVVAVLCDTGERYLTHPLFAEIDGPAL encoded by the coding sequence ATGAGCCGCCCCACCGACCGCCCCAACCGCGTTGAACATGCCTACGATCTGGTGGGCTACACCCCCGTCGTCCGCCTGAACCGCCTCGTGCCGAAGGGCTCGGCCAAGGTCTATGTGAAGCTCGAGAGCGCCAACCCGGGCGGCAGCGTGAAGGACCGCATCGCCTTGAGCATGATCCAGGACGCGGAGGCCCGAGGCGCGCTGAAGCCCGGCATGACCCTCCTGGAGGCCACGAGCGGCAACACGGGCATCGGCCTGGCGTTCGTGGCTGCGGCCAAGGGCTACAAGATCACGCTGGTGATGCCCGACACCATGACGCAGGAGCGCCGGGCCCTGCTGAAGGCCTACGGGGCCGAGCTGGTGCTGACGCCGGGCTCCGGCGGCATGAAGGCCGCGGTGGACAAGGCCCAGGAACTGGCGGATGGAGATCCCTCCTACTTCCTCGTGCGCCAGTTCGAGAACCCCGCCAACCCGGCGGTCCACCGGCGGACCACGGCCCTGGAGATCCTGGAGCAGGTGCCGGAGCTGGATGCCTTCGTGGCCGGCGTGGGCACGGGCGGCACCGTGACCGGCGTGGGCGAGGTGCTCGCCGAGAAGAAGCCGGGCACCCTGGTGGTGGCCGTGGAACCGGAGACCTCGCCCCTGCTGAGCACGGGCAAGGCGGGCCCGCACAAGCTCCAGGGCCTGGGGCCGAACTTCGTGCCGGGCATTCTGAACCGCCAGGCCTTCCAGCGCGTCCGTCCCGTGGGCTACGACGACGCCATCGCCATCGCCCGCCGCCTGGCCCGCGAAGAGGGCCTGCTCACGGGCATCAGCACCGGCGCCATCGTCTTCGCGGCCCTGGAAGTGGCGAAGGAGCTGGGCGAGGGCAAGACCGTGGTGGCCGTGCTCTGCGACACCGGCGAGCGCTACCTCACGCATCCCCTGTTCGCCGAGATCGACGGCCCCGCGCTCTAG
- a CDS encoding C45 family autoproteolytic acyltransferase/hydolase: MIRRLCVGLLMAVAVQAAASDLPVSGWALKPGSTATVADLRLVAAPAGSEATLASAPVALKVGELYRLSATIRTEGVKADAQARYPTALGACLSMESFPFTNASQSVAGTSERKVSLLFLATSSTDRVQLHLGRNGKATGAAAFSGVKLEKVEDITAFVPLQTVRWAGKGFRYEMGGWTFLHIEGAPYARGRQHGELMSDEIVRYITKLGVLKNAADPVRGWADQRQTADALFFRKYDVEFLEEMKGIADGAVKAGAKFRGRDLDLLDIVTLNSAVDMSSLQDGLAHAPNPLTGRTFMTGDDEVDKGGKGDHCSSFVATKGATKSGRFLFTQMFMWNGYTGTEWNVMLDVVPEKGHRVVMQTFAGGIHSGTDWYLNASGLVMGETTVGQTPFHADGTPQSNRIRKAVQYASSIDEAAAILFKQNNGLYTNDWTMADAKTDEGACFLLGTEKTKMWRTGTKGKPADTPGNHKDFIWANNNNRDLEVRSEYGANPENAPADLAFNTWNRDIAFQEVFKTYGPTGFDIDIATRVMATSPINRPHACDAKLTTAEMAEKLVFIAHQGKTTQREKMVGGRWIADLPGATPHLTHGYTAFSPIWVTAKLQAARATWSQEKGMKAAPAPEVGGAKEAFSFDAKGLWTGTVKPASDAENWFISASAAYWQQMKNLPAAPAKAFETQSAALADLNTRHLWLEAKEGAKAPLATTTDYDRYGAYQIPRIRGVFALHQLRLHLGNAAFAKAMQAVHTRFNGKPARTADLLKVMSEAAGKDLAPILKPWIERADLPAPKIQARVEKAGEAYDVKVDLEQTGSVYPFVAFVNLETEKGSRLERVEGKAGKTSFTFRSEARPTRLVFNAGNDIPLARANFWVPGNVLDDWSATRLVYGTGREVEAQRTLALTYRDALADNMTEVLLPTQADAETRESDLATSDLIIFGGPADNGLTARLQAEGKLPFEAGAGWFKWQGRTYGRPDDGLFAAFPNPWNPKRMMVLILANSRVQQWAMTKAIPRGLPGWAVYRSGEVQAKGHAAAEGTAISFQP, encoded by the coding sequence ATGATCCGAAGGCTTTGCGTTGGGCTGTTGATGGCCGTGGCAGTCCAGGCCGCCGCATCCGATCTGCCCGTGTCGGGCTGGGCGCTGAAGCCGGGCTCCACGGCGACGGTGGCGGACCTGCGCCTCGTGGCGGCCCCGGCGGGATCGGAGGCCACGCTGGCCTCGGCCCCCGTGGCGCTGAAAGTCGGCGAGCTGTATCGCCTGAGCGCCACCATCCGCACGGAAGGCGTGAAGGCGGATGCCCAGGCCCGCTACCCCACGGCCCTGGGGGCCTGCCTTTCCATGGAGAGCTTCCCCTTCACCAATGCTTCGCAGAGCGTGGCCGGCACCTCGGAGCGGAAAGTCTCTCTGCTGTTCCTGGCCACCAGCTCCACCGACCGTGTGCAGCTCCACCTGGGCCGCAACGGCAAGGCCACGGGAGCCGCGGCCTTCAGCGGCGTCAAGCTCGAAAAGGTGGAGGACATCACCGCCTTCGTCCCCCTGCAGACCGTCCGCTGGGCGGGCAAGGGTTTCCGCTACGAGATGGGCGGCTGGACCTTCCTGCACATCGAAGGGGCGCCCTACGCCCGGGGCCGCCAGCACGGCGAGCTCATGTCCGATGAGATCGTGCGCTACATCACCAAGCTCGGCGTGCTGAAGAATGCGGCGGATCCCGTGCGCGGCTGGGCCGACCAGCGCCAGACGGCGGACGCCCTCTTCTTCCGGAAGTACGATGTGGAATTCCTGGAGGAGATGAAGGGCATCGCCGACGGCGCCGTGAAGGCCGGGGCGAAGTTCAGGGGCCGGGACCTCGACCTCCTCGACATCGTGACGCTCAACAGCGCCGTGGACATGAGCTCGCTGCAGGACGGCCTCGCCCACGCCCCGAACCCCCTCACGGGCCGCACCTTCATGACTGGCGATGACGAAGTGGACAAAGGCGGGAAGGGCGACCACTGCTCCTCCTTCGTGGCCACCAAGGGCGCCACCAAGAGCGGCCGCTTCCTCTTTACGCAGATGTTCATGTGGAACGGCTACACGGGCACCGAGTGGAATGTGATGCTGGATGTGGTGCCCGAGAAGGGGCACCGCGTCGTGATGCAGACCTTCGCGGGCGGTATCCACAGCGGCACCGACTGGTATCTCAACGCCTCGGGCTTGGTGATGGGCGAGACCACCGTGGGTCAGACGCCCTTCCATGCCGACGGCACCCCGCAGAGCAACCGCATCCGCAAGGCCGTGCAGTACGCCTCCAGCATCGACGAGGCGGCCGCCATCCTCTTCAAGCAGAACAACGGTCTCTACACCAACGACTGGACCATGGCCGACGCCAAGACCGACGAGGGCGCCTGCTTCCTGCTGGGCACCGAGAAGACGAAGATGTGGCGCACGGGCACCAAGGGCAAGCCCGCCGACACGCCGGGCAACCACAAGGACTTCATCTGGGCCAACAACAACAACCGCGATCTGGAGGTCCGCAGCGAGTACGGCGCGAACCCCGAGAACGCCCCGGCGGACCTGGCCTTCAACACCTGGAACCGCGACATCGCCTTCCAGGAGGTGTTCAAGACTTACGGCCCCACCGGCTTCGACATCGACATCGCCACGCGCGTCATGGCCACCAGCCCCATCAACCGCCCCCACGCCTGCGACGCCAAGCTCACCACCGCCGAGATGGCCGAGAAGCTCGTCTTCATCGCCCACCAGGGCAAGACCACCCAGCGGGAAAAGATGGTGGGCGGGCGCTGGATCGCCGACCTGCCGGGCGCCACGCCGCACCTGACCCATGGGTACACCGCGTTCAGCCCCATCTGGGTGACCGCGAAGCTCCAGGCCGCCCGGGCGACCTGGAGTCAGGAAAAGGGAATGAAGGCGGCGCCCGCGCCGGAAGTCGGTGGTGCGAAGGAGGCGTTCAGCTTCGACGCGAAGGGACTCTGGACCGGAACGGTCAAACCGGCCTCCGATGCGGAGAACTGGTTCATCAGCGCCTCGGCGGCCTACTGGCAGCAGATGAAGAACCTTCCCGCCGCACCGGCCAAGGCCTTCGAGACCCAGAGCGCCGCCCTGGCGGATCTGAACACCCGCCACCTCTGGCTGGAGGCCAAGGAGGGCGCCAAGGCGCCCCTGGCCACCACCACGGACTACGACCGCTACGGCGCCTACCAGATTCCGCGCATCCGCGGCGTGTTCGCGCTGCACCAGCTGCGGCTGCACCTGGGCAACGCCGCCTTCGCCAAGGCCATGCAGGCGGTTCACACCCGATTCAACGGGAAGCCTGCCCGGACGGCGGACCTTCTGAAGGTGATGTCTGAGGCCGCCGGAAAGGATCTGGCGCCGATCCTGAAACCTTGGATCGAGCGCGCGGACCTGCCGGCTCCCAAAATCCAGGCCCGGGTCGAAAAGGCCGGCGAAGCCTATGACGTGAAGGTGGATCTCGAGCAGACAGGTTCCGTCTATCCCTTCGTGGCCTTCGTGAACCTGGAGACGGAGAAGGGCTCCCGGTTGGAGCGCGTCGAAGGCAAGGCCGGCAAGACCAGCTTCACCTTCCGCAGCGAGGCCAGGCCCACGCGCCTGGTCTTCAATGCCGGGAACGACATTCCCCTGGCCCGCGCCAACTTCTGGGTGCCGGGCAATGTGCTGGACGACTGGAGCGCCACGCGCCTGGTCTACGGAACCGGCCGCGAGGTGGAGGCCCAGCGCACCCTCGCCTTGACCTACCGGGACGCCCTGGCCGACAACATGACCGAGGTGCTGCTGCCCACCCAGGCCGATGCGGAGACCCGCGAGTCCGATTTGGCCACCAGCGACCTGATCATCTTCGGCGGTCCCGCCGACAACGGGCTCACGGCCCGCCTCCAGGCCGAGGGCAAGTTGCCCTTCGAGGCCGGGGCCGGCTGGTTCAAGTGGCAGGGCCGAACCTACGGTCGACCCGATGACGGCCTCTTCGCCGCCTTCCCCAACCCCTGGAACCCGAAGCGCATGATGGTGCTCATCCTCGCCAACAGCCGCGTGCAGCAGTGGGCCATGACCAAGGCCATTCCCCGCGGGCTCCCCGGCTGGGCCGTCTACCGGAGCGGCGAGGTGCAGGCCAAGGGGCACGCCGCGGCGGAGGGGACGGCGATCTCTTTCCAGCCCTGA
- a CDS encoding CAP domain-containing protein has protein sequence MRTAVLSLVTLLLPAQAPAPEVATPFERAVVQEMSEARMRPRAYAKHLRELRSGFEGTLWKRPGRVPLRTEEGVAALDEAIAFLESARPLGPLRFNEGLARAARAHARDLGPRGSLDHTGSDGSRPSDRLNRIGTWHGLIAENISTGEDEARQVVIQLLIDDGVPGRGHRKGLFNPDLHQAGAGSAPHRDYRVVTVIDYADGFVLK, from the coding sequence ATGAGGACCGCCGTACTGTCCCTCGTCACGCTGCTGCTTCCGGCCCAGGCGCCGGCCCCCGAGGTTGCCACCCCCTTCGAGCGGGCGGTGGTGCAGGAGATGAGCGAGGCCCGGATGCGGCCGAGGGCCTACGCGAAGCATCTGCGGGAGCTGCGCTCCGGGTTCGAGGGCACGCTCTGGAAGCGGCCCGGCCGCGTACCCTTGCGCACCGAGGAGGGCGTGGCGGCCCTGGACGAGGCCATCGCCTTTCTCGAGTCGGCCCGGCCCCTCGGGCCGCTGCGCTTCAACGAGGGGCTGGCCCGGGCGGCGCGGGCCCACGCCCGGGATCTCGGGCCCCGCGGCAGCCTGGACCACACCGGTTCCGACGGCAGCCGTCCGTCGGACCGGCTCAACCGGATCGGCACCTGGCATGGGCTCATCGCGGAGAACATCAGCACCGGCGAGGACGAGGCGCGGCAGGTGGTGATCCAGCTGCTGATCGACGATGGCGTGCCGGGCCGCGGCCACCGGAAGGGCCTCTTCAATCCGGACCTGCACCAGGCCGGCGCGGGTTCCGCCCCCCACCGCGACTACCGGGTGGTGACGGTCATCGACTATGCGGACGGCTTCGTCTTGAAGTGA
- a CDS encoding RluA family pseudouridine synthase — MTLRKWTFTADPEDAELRLDQLIAKRTELSRRAAREALKLGGVQVDRKRVKVAGKLIKPGTEVRVAFDPDLPPVPTTAIPVVFEDAWILAVDKPAGIATQGTWATDRHDLLALLKTQRPDLNLFLHHRLDQGTSGLLVLAKDPKANKGLAAAFAGRDLEKLYLARISAPLEACTVEAPIGRLRGADPGRFGCEGDLIDPKSARTDFRPATAEETAGLTPGYWIVARIHTGRTHQIRVHLTHLGRPILGDSLYGGGASDRLWLHAWRLGLQHPVTGADLRLEAPPTRFQA; from the coding sequence ATGACGCTGCGCAAATGGACCTTCACCGCTGACCCCGAAGACGCCGAACTGCGCCTGGATCAACTCATCGCGAAGCGCACGGAGCTGTCGCGGCGGGCGGCGCGGGAGGCCCTGAAGCTGGGCGGGGTGCAGGTGGACCGCAAGCGCGTGAAGGTGGCCGGCAAGCTCATCAAGCCCGGAACGGAAGTCCGCGTGGCCTTCGACCCCGACCTGCCCCCGGTCCCGACCACCGCCATCCCCGTGGTGTTCGAGGACGCCTGGATCCTGGCCGTGGACAAGCCCGCAGGCATCGCCACCCAGGGCACCTGGGCCACGGACCGTCACGACCTGCTGGCCCTGCTGAAGACCCAGAGGCCGGACCTGAACCTGTTCCTGCACCACCGCCTCGACCAGGGCACCTCGGGCCTGCTGGTGCTGGCCAAGGATCCGAAGGCCAACAAGGGCCTGGCCGCCGCCTTCGCGGGCCGGGATCTGGAGAAGCTCTACCTCGCCCGGATCTCCGCCCCCCTGGAGGCCTGCACCGTGGAGGCCCCCATCGGCCGCCTGCGGGGGGCCGACCCCGGCCGCTTCGGCTGCGAAGGCGACCTCATCGATCCCAAATCCGCCCGCACGGACTTCCGCCCCGCCACCGCGGAGGAAACCGCCGGGCTCACCCCCGGGTACTGGATCGTGGCGCGCATCCACACGGGCCGCACCCATCAGATCCGCGTCCACCTCACGCACCTGGGCCGCCCCATCCTCGGTGACAGCCTCTACGGGGGCGGGGCCTCGGACCGCCTCTGGCTTCATGCCTGGCGGCTGGGGCTGCAGCATCCCGTCACCGGAGCGGATCTGCGCCTGGAGGCGCCGCCCACGCGGTTCCAGGCATGA
- a CDS encoding ATP-binding cassette domain-containing protein, protein MLELRGLACDSPEGRPLVEGLDLSLSRGANLLVTGGSGSGKSRLLKVIAGVERPRAGQVQIAGVPVWPGDGALALAGRVRMGFAFAAGGLLSNLSLADNVALPLRFRGLPHHEVQIRVGSALERLGLSPVAGLRPHAVSGAARKHANLARLLALDPELALLDEPLEGLDAADRALVLDLVGTWAGDPERTLVIAAEDAATFPGLEAHRLALRSPSSPPEAP, encoded by the coding sequence ATGCTCGAGCTCCGCGGCCTCGCCTGCGATTCGCCCGAGGGGCGGCCCCTGGTTGAGGGGCTGGACCTCTCGCTGTCGCGCGGCGCGAACCTCCTGGTGACGGGGGGCAGCGGATCGGGCAAGAGCCGGCTGCTGAAGGTGATCGCGGGCGTGGAACGCCCCCGGGCGGGCCAGGTGCAGATTGCGGGCGTTCCCGTCTGGCCCGGCGACGGCGCCCTGGCCCTGGCCGGGCGCGTCCGGATGGGCTTCGCCTTCGCCGCCGGTGGGCTGCTTTCGAACCTGAGCCTGGCGGACAATGTAGCCCTGCCGCTGCGGTTCCGCGGCCTGCCGCACCACGAAGTCCAGATCCGGGTCGGGAGCGCGCTGGAGCGCCTGGGCCTGAGCCCGGTGGCCGGGCTCAGGCCCCATGCGGTGAGCGGCGCCGCCCGCAAGCATGCGAACCTCGCCCGTCTCCTCGCCCTGGATCCCGAGCTGGCGCTGCTGGACGAGCCCCTGGAGGGCCTGGACGCAGCAGACCGCGCGCTGGTCCTGGATCTGGTGGGGACCTGGGCGGGCGACCCGGAGCGCACGCTGGTGATCGCCGCCGAGGACGCCGCCACCTTCCCGGGCCTTGAGGCCCACCGGCTGGCTCTGCGTTCCCCCTCATCGCCGCCGGAGGCGCCATGA
- a CDS encoding DUF4395 domain-containing protein, producing MPSAVTRPGPSCPIVPNLVDETAGRIAAGLSLGLLALAVGGGWAWMVLTLAADFAFRAAGRSAWSPVARLAGFLRRWADLPARTVNAGPKRFAASLGFLFSLGTGLAWLVGLRSLGHALAATLGLCAGLEAFLGVCLACQIHPWLPWRQWGEG from the coding sequence GTGCCTTCAGCGGTGACCCGGCCTGGACCGAGCTGCCCCATCGTCCCGAATCTTGTGGATGAAACGGCGGGCCGGATCGCCGCAGGCCTGTCGCTGGGCCTCTTGGCGCTGGCGGTCGGAGGCGGCTGGGCCTGGATGGTCCTAACCCTGGCAGCGGATTTCGCGTTCCGCGCCGCGGGGCGTTCAGCCTGGAGCCCCGTGGCGCGCTTGGCGGGATTCCTCCGCCGGTGGGCGGATCTCCCCGCACGGACGGTCAACGCCGGTCCCAAGCGCTTCGCGGCCTCTCTGGGCTTTCTGTTTTCGCTGGGAACCGGGTTGGCTTGGCTGGTGGGACTGCGGTCCCTGGGCCATGCCCTGGCGGCCACGCTCGGCCTCTGCGCGGGCCTCGAGGCGTTCCTCGGCGTCTGCCTGGCCTGCCAGATCCATCCATGGCTGCCTTGGCGCCAGTGGGGCGAGGGCTAG
- a CDS encoding OsmC family protein, whose protein sequence is MGSIATIHNGVNVEDLNATVAQVKANPALAKFTFRSKAKWINRAHSQSTFDSLYGAGQEHKRATPMFLEGDEPAALLGTDLAPNAGEAALHALSSCLSVTYAYTAAAMGLDITSLSFDMETDTDLRGFLELDKAIRSGLSQIRVKVNLACSGTPQQIKELHEQVMRTSPLYDTFKNPVDIRMSH, encoded by the coding sequence ATGGGCAGCATCGCAACCATCCACAACGGGGTGAATGTGGAGGACCTCAACGCCACGGTCGCCCAGGTGAAGGCCAATCCCGCCCTCGCCAAGTTCACCTTCCGCTCCAAGGCCAAGTGGATCAACCGGGCCCATTCGCAGAGCACTTTCGACTCCCTCTATGGAGCGGGGCAGGAGCACAAGCGGGCCACGCCCATGTTCCTCGAGGGTGACGAGCCCGCCGCCCTGCTGGGCACGGACCTCGCGCCCAACGCCGGCGAGGCAGCACTGCACGCCCTGAGCTCCTGCCTCAGTGTGACCTACGCCTACACCGCCGCGGCCATGGGGCTGGACATCACCAGCCTCAGCTTCGACATGGAGACGGATACCGATCTCCGGGGCTTCCTCGAACTGGACAAGGCCATCCGGTCCGGACTCTCCCAGATCCGGGTGAAGGTGAACCTCGCCTGCAGCGGCACGCCGCAGCAGATCAAGGAGCTGCACGAGCAGGTGATGCGGACTTCACCGCTGTACGACACCTTCAAGAACCCCGTGGACATCCGGATGAGCCACTGA
- a CDS encoding ABC transporter permease: MGSMELLKIAVHAILRNKIRALLTMLGIIVGVGAVIAMIGIGEGSKRASLAIIRNMGSNMLTIFPGAPGTHTHHGPQAMGSAEILRPDDAELIQQELALSTVHAATPQVQTTRPVVYQNTNYLTQLQGTGTEFLGIRGWDLQAGRFFTEAEVRGMAKVCVIGQTVKDNLFASGEDPLGQIIRVNHLPFQVVGVLEKKGAGMWGDQDDLIVGPYTTVMRMVMGRTTIQRIMVSAHEGEAELAEAEITALLRQHLKVPPKDVNPFQIRKQDDIVQMQNQQASLLTALLAVAASISLVVGGIGIANIMLVSVTERTREIGMRRAVGATQHQVLWQFLTEAVALSLMGGIAGVALGLVAITVLQHFQLPAVAETWAVMLGLFFSGMVGVVAGFLPALKAARLDVIDALRYE, from the coding sequence ATGGGATCCATGGAGCTGCTCAAGATCGCCGTCCACGCCATTCTTCGGAACAAGATCCGGGCCCTGCTGACGATGCTCGGAATCATCGTGGGGGTGGGGGCGGTCATCGCCATGATCGGGATCGGCGAGGGTTCCAAGCGCGCCTCCCTCGCGATCATCCGGAACATGGGCTCGAACATGCTCACGATCTTCCCGGGCGCTCCGGGAACCCACACGCACCACGGGCCGCAAGCCATGGGTTCCGCGGAGATCCTGCGGCCGGACGACGCGGAGCTCATCCAGCAGGAACTGGCCCTCTCCACGGTGCATGCGGCCACGCCCCAGGTGCAGACCACGCGGCCGGTGGTCTACCAGAACACCAACTACCTGACACAGCTCCAGGGCACGGGGACGGAATTCCTGGGAATCCGGGGCTGGGATCTCCAGGCCGGGCGCTTCTTCACCGAGGCGGAGGTGAGGGGGATGGCCAAGGTCTGCGTGATCGGCCAGACCGTGAAAGACAACCTGTTCGCCAGTGGCGAGGATCCCCTGGGGCAGATCATCCGGGTGAACCACCTCCCATTCCAGGTCGTGGGCGTTCTCGAAAAGAAGGGCGCGGGCATGTGGGGGGACCAAGACGACCTGATCGTGGGCCCCTACACCACGGTCATGCGCATGGTCATGGGCCGGACGACCATCCAGCGCATCATGGTCAGCGCCCATGAAGGGGAGGCCGAACTCGCCGAAGCGGAGATCACCGCCCTGCTCCGCCAGCACCTGAAAGTCCCGCCCAAGGATGTGAACCCCTTCCAGATCCGAAAGCAGGACGACATCGTGCAGATGCAAAACCAGCAGGCCAGCCTCCTGACGGCGCTCCTGGCCGTGGCCGCGAGCATCTCCCTGGTGGTCGGCGGGATCGGGATCGCCAACATCATGCTGGTGAGCGTCACGGAGCGCACCCGGGAGATCGGCATGCGCCGGGCGGTCGGGGCCACCCAGCACCAGGTCCTCTGGCAGTTCCTCACGGAGGCGGTCGCCCTGTCCCTCATGGGCGGCATCGCGGGAGTCGCGTTGGGCCTGGTGGCCATCACCGTCCTGCAGCACTTCCAGCTTCCGGCCGTGGCGGAGACCTGGGCCGTGATGCTGGGCCTCTTCTTCAGCGGGATGGTCGGGGTGGTCGCCGGATTCCTGCCCGCACTCAAAGCGGCGCGGCTGGATGTGATCGACGCGCTCCGGTACGAATAG